The genome window GTACCATAGCATTTTCCATGATTAAAATACTTGATCAGGTAAAAGGCACTGAATTATGATATGCCTTTCTACGGAGTCATTTATACTGTAAAAGCAACGACAATAAACATGAATTTCCAGATAACCTCATGCATAATTTGTGTTGAAAGAAAGAGGGCTATTGTGTAACGTGTGACACGGGAAAGCATATGACAAATGCGGTTACGGTTGACATAGTTTATCAGAGAATGCTTTAAGCAACAACATATGTGGAGCCCGTCTACCTGAAAAGCTGTATGAAGCCAGTTGCTTTTAAAGCGTCGTCTTATAGTATTTCTGGTATGAAGCTGCTGAATTATTAATGAACTGAGCAGCTGCCCGGGGTTTGCCAGACCAAAGTAGTCAACTACGATAACAAGCTGCTACTCTTCAATCGACATTGCCCGCTGCTATTTAAACAAATCTTACTTTGACAGGTGTTTCACGATTCTTACGTGTCTTCGCTTATGGATTCGTGTTATTTACTGACAATTACATCGCGAGTGAGGCGTTTGACAAGCTCCGTGTTTCTCTGTGGTCGATTGGGAGTGACTTGGCAGAGATGTGAAACTCCCATTGATTGATCTCCACAACACTCCCCGCTGACCAGAGAAAACACTCGATAGCGAATGCGAGAGGGGATTTAAATTGGACAAATATTGTCCTCGTTACTTGACGGATAAGGTAGCTATCTGTTTTTTCGTGACGGCCGAGGTAATCCGCTATTTGCGTTGTTTAACAGCCAGCCTAACATCGGTCAGTTCGACGTTAGCTAGCTTGTAATGTCGGCACAGTTGGACTTGTTTTCCCCTCTAGACCCTGCTTCCTGTTAGCCTCGGGCTAGCTAGAAAAATCGAAATTATGCTAATGAACGAGCAGGTATAGTTAGCCAACGCAAAGGGGTGTAACTTTACTACTCACAGCTGGCTACCCGCTGCAATTTAGTTGGAAATTATCCACGAATCTATGCTAATAACTTTGTTTCACAGCCAGCTACCAGGGCAGCTGGTTTCCTTTAGTTTGCTAACGCTCGACAGCTAGCCATCTTGCCTGTGATGGGGATTTAAGTATTTAACTTGACAAGCTTTTATGTGGCAGGGAGCGAGCGATATTCACTTAAGTCGCATGTTAATATATGTGTCGGTAATGGGCTCACTAATTTAGGACGGAATTGCGTGCGACTAATGccttaaaaatactttatttcacCGTGGAAAGCCTGTCAGTGTTTGACTGTGAACAAGACAATAGAGAACCCGAGACTTGCTAAGCTGTTGTTCTGATAacgacaaaaaacacagataactAACTTAGAGATAATTGTATTTTGATTAATGTTTTGTTACACCGCATGCTAATGcaagtacaatattttttagATACTTCTGTACGTTCATTAGCggtaaaataaataagcagTTGGCGTTAAGCTGACCCGCACAGATAGCTCGGGGGACGGTGCAAATGGTGCTTGTGCGACATATGAGCGCTGTGCTTCCCTGAACCCGCAGCTTTCAGGTATCTCATCTCATTATACCGtaacaacagctttaaatgcCTCAGAAAACACTCGCAGTAGCCGGTCGTCATCAGAGGTAACTGGGTGGATAGAGAGGCGTAGAAGCGGTCTGAAGAGGGAGGCTCCTGCCCATTTCTGGACGTCCATCTCTCCAGCCTACCATCATCACGTCCATCCACCACCACCGCCCTCCTCAGCCATGGACCCCCCGAGGACTCGGTCACGGTCTCGGTCCGGCTTCTATCATTTCGGCCTGAACGGCAACGTTGGGAGCAATGGCAGTGGGAACCCGGTTGGAAACGGGAGCATGATGAATGCcagcggaggaggaggggtgagcTACCCGCAGCAGAGCAACCCCGGCTGGGCGCCGCACCACGGTGGCCGCAGCTACCCggagagccagcagcagcacacccaGGGGAGCTACCTGTCCGCAGGGGCGCAGCGCCACTCTTCGCACGGAGCCCACAGACACCCCGGGGCCGGTAAGCAGGCTTCAGTATACAGGGCCTGCAGCCCGGCTAGATGCATCATTACACACACTCGCACAGGATACACCCCCTGAGGGATGCAGGCAGACCACTAGCAGCTTAACAGGCTTTGAGACATTTAACTAAAAGGCTTGGTGCCTTCACTGCCAGCTGTTTCTTGAAAGGCTAGCTATTTGTTATGCCGGGTGTAGTAGTGGAGGTTTGAACAGCAGTTACTCAGGTGAATAGGGCGAACCATGTCCCTGAACTTTGTCTTGTATGTGGCCTTTAAAGTAGTTCAGAATGTTTTATGAAGTTGATGTTCTtgctagggctgcaactaaataTTATTTCCATTGTCGATTAATTGTTTGGGTTATACACTGTGctgaaatagtgaaaaatgtccatgttATCCTTAAAGTCTATATATGATAcgtttttgctttgtcactaaaaaacccaaatatattctgttaaataggatataaaaagtgaaacaatacattaacatatatttgaagggataaaactttttttgcacaaggATTAATTTACCTTTAATCGATTATGTAAATAGTTGGCAAATATCTTTTCAGATTTGATTAATTGATAACTTGACTAatcgttgcagctctaattcttacatttttttggttgtATTCACagggttgaatgcacttattgtaaatcgctttggatgAAAGTGTCAGCTtgataaatgtaatgtaatttatgtCATTGCCGGCTCATGCTGCAAATTACACTGGCCCTCAGTAGGAATTTAGCACTGTAGAATTTTCCTTTGGACAGTCCAGAACCCGGTGGTGCTGAAGGCCTGCAGGTCATATTATGTTACTGCTGTGGATGTAGTCAAGACACAAGGAAAGAAACATTAGAGGTAATCATTTAAAGTACTGAATGTATAAGCTTATATGGAAATTACTGTTATATGTTGAGATATAAAGACAAACCTGGTCAGCCAGTGGATATCTTGTGGATTTAAACTGTAATATTGATGGCTAAAGAACAGAATGTTTTCACTTATCAGATCAGAGACAGATGCGTTTGCCCAGTCGTTTAGATTGTACATCCTACATACTCTTATTCAGTCTTCACATGGCCTGCAGTGTGTATGTATTAAAAGAGCAGTTTGAAACCTTGAAACAAGCCTTATGTCTTCTTGATAGTCATTTTTATCTTAAAGATTGCTCACTGCTTTTATACCGGCTGGCATAGTACAGTCTGCCTTGTAGCTCACCATCAGCTTTTTCAATAAGCCATAATGCtattcaactttcatttagGCCTGCACAAAATTTGTATTTTCCTGAAAAGATTAATAAGATGTTGTAGTTTTAAAGCATTGGTCAAACACAAAGAGACCAAGAAAGGAAAAGTAGAGTTGCGTTGGCACATTGTTTATTTGCTTGAGAAGTAATGTTTATTTGCAATTCCCAGtatcaataaaacatttattcagaAAGCTTTTCATGCCCACAACAGTGATGATTCCTTACTTTCTCAAACTCGCTAAGAAGACAATAAAAAACTACCCCAAAACCTTTAAGCcatgaagaagaaacaaacttcCAGGGAAGAAACTTTAAGTGAGACTGCACTCCAGTCCCCTTTTATTGTACTCAACATCGACACCAGTCTGTTCAGTGTTGGGCAAGTTTCCATTGCTGACCAGTGGAAAAGTGACTGGAAAAACCTTCTGTAATACCGGATTGGATTCCCTCAAAGGCAAAAAAGTgctgtgaatgaatgaaagcaGGCTTTTGATGGGTCTCTGTCGTAATAGCAGCACTGTTGCCAAACACCCAAAATAACccacacagagaggacacacacacacaaacacatgctttCCAAATTGAGACTACAGAGGGGTTTGTGTGAATGAGTTAAAGAGTGTATCTCCCAGCTGTGTGATCATCCTCCTCTTTCTTAACAGCTGCACATGCCTCTTCTGAGATGGTCTGTgggtgcttttgtgtgtgtatatttattgtGCTTTGTGTGTAGGCAAAATAAGAGTGTGTATGTTTAAGTGCATAATACAGATTTCCTGTTCgtctgtggttgtttgttttCGTACATGTCACTGTATTACGCCTCTTGGCATCATTTTATGCAGAATGTGTCAGGGTTGGATTTGGGGGTGTTAAAAATTTTGTCTCTCACTCTTACCTCTggtttttctctctcccccaGTGTCAAGCATTTTATCAACCAGTGTAGTTGTATTAGTTAGTGCAGCATTCCACAATATGCCAGCATCACAACTAGGGATgtgcaatatgtttttttttttttttttttttttttacagcccaTACTGATAATTACCTGCTTTTAATGGCAGATACAGATAAGACAGCCTAATCGATAATctcacatttttcagttttaaaaagAAGCTCATAACCCATAGTTTATGCACATAGGTAAGAATGGCTAAGATGTATCAAGCAAAGATggatgatttaatattccaaAACTCTGACCTAACCAAATCCAACTGACATGACTATTGTTGGTGCAACAAAAGCAAGAAAACAGTTCTGACAATTCtgatgttcatttatttttatagtaaAGGACATCAacacatcacaaaaaaaagctgtgacactatctaaaatgtaaatttaacgGAATGTGAAATGCATTTGACatgtattcaattgaaaaatgtacaaaaaaatattgtgttcaaACTGAttcttcagggttttttttttttaaatatacaccaTTTTGTaagaatttgatgcattctgttctTGTTTATGTTTTGCACAGTGTCCCATTTTGTTTGGATTTGAGTTTGTACTTTGGCTTTATAGAGCATTTTGCTGAataattctaatgaaatactAATAATCTCTCAAGTCATACATGGCAATGTATTAAATactaaacacaaaataagatGGCATTCTTACTtagaaaatttgttttttgttaatttttttttaccactctgAAACTTGCAATACATGTTCTGCAATGATTCTATAATTTTGTCTTCCTCTGAAACTTTCAAAAAGCTGCAAATTGGAAGgattaataacaatataaattcCCTATTATCCGCTGAGATATATCCTGTGCATCTCCTGTCACAACTGAATAGCAACCTCTTTTTACAGATCTTCATTTATTCTGTTATCACCTGAGAATTTGGAGCTAAAATAGATTGTTTCTCTAGTTCTGGCTTGTCTCTTCTATATAATAGTTCAAGTCTGTCAGAGAACAAGAGCAAATTGCTACTTGATGACAGCCGATACTCTGAAGTTCACTACCCGGCCCGCCTGCCTGCCTTTCTTGATTGTCTGTCGTAAAACAAATGGTGTCAGTCTTGCCCAGCAGCCATGCTTGGAGGAAAACAAGGTCGTGTCTACTTGCCAACAGAACCCGTCCAGCCTGCCTCACCATCCCCTCTCCTATGGCCCCCGGGGTGAATCAGCATTACGAGACCTAGTTCTCCTCAAAGCACATGGGTGGCTGAGGCCCAGGACCCTATGAAGTCCGAAGAAAAAGGCATGGAAGATAAATAAAGATGTAAGCCAGCGTGTTGGCCCTACTGTCGCTAGTCCGTCAACTGGCGGTCCCTCTGTTCTCAGCAGCCACGAGCAGGGCGTCTTTGAGCTGTCACTATCGACAGACTTCACATAGCTCTAGAGTGGCGTCGCAAAGACAAGAAACGGGTTGGGGGTTGCTTTCATATTTATTGTCTCTAGGGAGAGTGAAGGGGCTGTTTGTATGAGGGAGGAATCGAAAGAGATAAGAGGAGAGTTTTTTGCCCCTTCTTTTTGGTGATTAAAGGGTTTTGGGGGACTGCTCAGAGGAAACTCTTGTCAGCTGAGTTCAAGGACATCCTTAAGCTGCTGAAATGTCTGTGCACACATGCTGCATCCAGATTGCACATGTGGTCTGTCAGATAAACAGCTAGCAGAGCATTGTGTTCTTCTGAGATTATGTTTGGTATTACTGCTTTATTCAGTCATGggctttttcttcctttttttttttagtatttcatttttttgcacaTAATAATCTCATCCATATCATTAGGAAATCTTTTTTGTGATGGTCTGTTGATCTTTGTAGAGAGGTTTTATCGCTTGCTCAACACAAGGAGATAAAACGGGGGGAAAGAAACTTACTGAGGAAGGACGTACTGtgcttttttcagctttataaTGATTCAGTAATGGTTCACTGCCTTGCTCAGGGACACACAGATGCATGCCAACACACAGACTTGAAATCAGGCTTTCTGATAATGGTTAGTTTCCATAGGAACTACTCTACATTGTCACTCCAGTTGGAATGCGGTTTCAACTTAATTTTGACTGTGTGTACATGCACAAAATAATCCAGTTTTTGCCCTTATTCCAAAAAAGGATATACTCCTACGAAGGTTAGAAGTTAGGTGTACATGGCTAATTAAAAATTGCTTCATGTCAAAATATGGACAAGTGCATCTATGGCTGACATTTTTGCTTGATCAATTACTAAAATCAATACAGATTAATTTTGGATAGATGGAACGCATTTATTGTTTACGTATGAAATACAATGAAATGAGGGGTGCTACTTCCGataagtgcaattaaaagaTGCAGGAAAACACCACAAATACAACTTGTGCAAAGAGCAGACAACACAGGTTCTAAAACGATAAGTAATAGGTAAATAAATGCAATGTAGTTTTGCACTAGAATAGGAGAATTTCTTACACTGAAATACATGTAATGTAGGTTTGCCTTCGAAAGACAGTTTCTTTCAGTCGATTTGATCATTCTACCTTTTGATGGTACACTCTTGTAACTTGAAGAAATAACGATGAGCTGATGGCTGGAGACAGAAGTCATTATCCGCATTCAAACAGTGTTACATGTACCAAACCAACATGACACTCTTGTCTGTTGCGCACGTTTGATAAGGGGATGTCTGTTCCTGTGAGTCTGCACTGACTTTTCATGGTTGATCATTGGGAATGATTTGTCTGTGAGAACATGAGTCCAGTGTGACATCTTCCAGAGTTGGCTTCCTCCTTTGTCTGCTTGTTCAAAGTATGGAAttcaaaggcctgtttgagaGACACACCCTTGCTGAGGACTGAGAACTACAACTCTGTTTGTGGCGCAAGATGTTGGATTCACTTTTTGTTTACACTGTTGGATTTTGTAGTACTAAGTCTGTTGAACTGTTTAAGCAAACCAGCCACGCTTACGAATGATACATTGAAgggaaaatcaaatcaaaggcAACCAGCTGCTCGTCTGTTGTTGGTGTTGTATTTCTGTTGGCTTAGCGAGCGTATGTCCATGTGTCTTgtgatgttgatttttttctcagccCGTTCTTAtctgattctgttttttttttcctctgtggcCTGCAGGAGGAGTGCTGCATTTTCATCCAGATAATGTGTGTAGCGAAGATCGGGACAAGGTAAGTGTGAAACATGAGCACTGCCTGCTTTGCTCCTGGTTTGAATAGGATATGTATgtcattgttttcttttctttcccccTGGCCAACCCCGCCCCCCCTTACCTCTGTGTGCAGATGGAAGACAGCCCAAGCCCGAAAAGGCAGCGTCTTTCTCAGCAGACCATGTTGGATCTGAACTCTGCCCCTCCGTCTACTCCTTCCTCTCCCATTCGCCCCTGGGAGCTGCCTCCCAGTCGCAGACCACACCCCCACTACATGCCAGAGAGATGCCATACGCCTGTTCGCAACAGACGCAGGTAAGTGTGCGCATGAGTGTGTGACACAAATGCCAAAATTATCCTCATCATTGATCTGGAAATTGTTTAAGTCTATAAGATgtcaaaaataatttcagcatCCCAAACATATATGTTGAAGTTGGTTATTCTATTTGACgaagataaaaaatgaaagcttaaaagtaaaaatgagatGATGTAcaataaaactgaatttatgATGGAACCACAATTTCAATGTAATTCTTAATATAATACATCTATTATATAAGtatcttaatataatttatataccACCTaagtatgaaaaataaaaaaattgtcgTTCGTACATTATTAATCCACAAGGGGGAAGGTTTGTGTTACAGCAGCATAAAACACTGGAAtgtaaaaaatggataaaaggAATTAGCACAAAATACAATTGAATACAAATACAATACAGTATATACATAATAAGgataatagaaatagaaaatcaGTGCAAACTTATGTAGTAGTGCAAATGTATTGACCCACATTATTATATGTTGTGTGGTGGACTGCCCATAATGAGGAGCAGTTTTAAACAGTTCTGACCAGAGGTGACTACTGCAGTGAGCAGGAACGACTTCTTGTACCTGTTTGTGCGACAGTGGAGCTGAATGAGTCTGTGAGAGAATGTGCTCTGCTGTccctgcaggaggaggtggagagggtgGTCCAGTTTGTTCAGATTTTATCTGAGTGCAATACTAAATTGGTGACATACTCTCTAAGCTAATGCTAAAGCTAATGTGTTCATAATAATGTATATGAGAGCAGGGCTCCTTGAgttttccctttctttcttccacCTCAGCCCTCCAATGAGACGCCAGCGTGGCCGGAGAGACCGTCTGACCCGCCACCACCACCATGCCCACAACAATCACCACCactacaacagcaacaacaaccaccaccaccaccatcaccaccacccaAACgctcaccaccatcaccaccaccaccaccacctgcaCTCCCACCACGGCCCGTCGCCAGGCCACCAGGACGAGAACTACCGCCACCCGGCTCCGCCTCAGGGCTACCCACCCTACAGCCAGCAACCTCCTCGAGGGCTGGGGCCCGGGCTGGAAGAGCGCCAGGGTCACCATCCCCCAAATCCCTCCCCGAGGCCCCTCCACCAGTCACCCAACCTGTCTCCCAGACTGCTGCACCCTGCGGCTCATCCACAGCACCCACACCCCCACCCATCACAGCAGAGCAGTGTGGTGCTGGATCTCCATGAGCAGGTGACTTCATGCAACGATGTGGCTTTGTTTGGGGGGTGAATTAGGAAGAAACAGCATACATACAGCTGAGATTTGGCTAAAAATATTCCAGTGGACCAGTGAGTGAAGGATTCAGATCCCTtaattcagtaaaagtactaacaccacactgtggaatAACTCCATGACAAGTAAAAGTCCCGCATTCACAacctacttaagtaaaagtacaaaagtatcagcagcgaactgttatgaggttttaaTTTGACGATGACTTTTAATTGATcacgttttttatgttaaatctcgacctgaaaagtaactaaagctttcggctaaatgtagtggagtagaagtataaggttacataaaaaggaaatactcaagtaaagaacagggtcagtacttgagtaaatgaacATAGTTACATCCCAACACTGCAGTAAAATTACGACTTATTGTTTATGACTGACAGGGATTCTTAATGCTTCTAATGCTGCacaagaacaacacacacaaacacttgtgCAATG of Centropristis striata isolate RG_2023a ecotype Rhode Island chromosome 12, C.striata_1.0, whole genome shotgun sequence contains these proteins:
- the LOC131981783 gene encoding E3 ubiquitin-protein ligase RNF38-like; protein product: MDPPRTRSRSRSGFYHFGLNGNVGSNGSGNPVGNGSMMNASGGGGVSYPQQSNPGWAPHHGGRSYPESQQQHTQGSYLSAGAQRHSSHGAHRHPGAGGVLHFHPDNVCSEDRDKMEDSPSPKRQRLSQQTMLDLNSAPPSTPSSPIRPWELPPSRRPHPHYMPERCHTPVRNRRSPPMRRQRGRRDRLTRHHHHAHNNHHHYNSNNNHHHHHHHHPNAHHHHHHHHHLHSHHGPSPGHQDENYRHPAPPQGYPPYSQQPPRGLGPGLEERQGHHPPNPSPRPLHQSPNLSPRLLHPAAHPQHPHPHPSQQSSVVLDLHEQGSAPVSYPVSPPGAPPGLPPRSAPQQIPACSVVFSGQHYPVCSVPPPVLQTCSVQHLPMPYPFPSLLSSDQAFLLPPPHLPHPPAHLSHHPPHLPQPGQFGPYPTQQARSPLQRIENDVELLGEHLSLGAGLHYPPTTHPALTPHSTQLHFLSHDPLPQEFFGVSYPNFIPRRLPGRRYRSQQPLPPSPYHPSLLPYFLSMLPVQPTGPAISLELDVDDGEVENYEALLNLAERLGEAKLRGLTKGDIEQLPSYRFNPNNHQSEQTLCVVCMSDFESRQLLRVLPCSHEFHGKCVDKWLRANRTCPICRADASEVQRDSE